From a single Bradyrhizobium sediminis genomic region:
- a CDS encoding DUF4339 domain-containing protein, with the protein MAGRSWFYASEGQQQGPYPEIQLREFIAKGTINADTLVWTEGMANWQRAGDIPGLVSGGGLAPPTVPRPGAPPIGAGGYGAPLSIDFGIWELVWRSLVLFIGLIFVIPVPWALVWYMKWIVSRIHVPGRPNLTFTGTALTAAAWYFGAIVLAIVLALTGIDWLNNLMFIVQFVLYWLLIKWVVANLASNGQLLGLSFSGSFWAYLGWTVLGFISIITIIGWAWVYAAQTRWFCRNIQGTRREVTFNGIGWEFLWRFVVAGLASMFIIPIPWMHRWIARWLASQTVLVERGTLANA; encoded by the coding sequence ATGGCGGGCCGATCCTGGTTTTACGCATCCGAGGGCCAGCAGCAGGGTCCATATCCCGAGATCCAGCTCCGCGAGTTCATCGCCAAAGGCACGATCAACGCGGATACGCTGGTCTGGACCGAGGGCATGGCGAACTGGCAGCGGGCGGGGGACATTCCAGGCCTGGTGTCCGGCGGTGGATTGGCCCCTCCGACTGTTCCGCGACCCGGTGCCCCGCCGATCGGCGCTGGCGGCTACGGTGCACCGCTTTCGATCGATTTCGGCATCTGGGAGCTTGTCTGGCGAAGCCTCGTGCTCTTCATCGGGCTCATCTTCGTCATCCCGGTGCCTTGGGCCCTGGTGTGGTACATGAAGTGGATCGTTTCCCGCATCCACGTGCCGGGACGTCCGAACCTTACCTTCACCGGCACGGCGCTGACCGCTGCTGCGTGGTACTTCGGGGCCATCGTTCTCGCGATCGTTCTTGCCCTCACCGGCATCGATTGGCTGAACAATCTGATGTTTATCGTTCAGTTCGTCCTGTACTGGCTCTTGATTAAATGGGTGGTCGCGAACCTCGCGTCTAACGGGCAGCTGCTCGGTCTCAGCTTCTCGGGCTCGTTCTGGGCCTATCTCGGATGGACCGTTCTGGGGTTCATCTCCATCATCACCATCATCGGTTGGGCCTGGGTCTACGCGGCCCAGACGCGATGGTTCTGCCGCAACATCCAGGGGACCCGGCGCGAAGTGACCTTCAACGGCATCGGATGGGAGTTTCTGTGGCGCTTTGTCGTGGCCGGGTTGGCTTCCATGTTCATTATCCCGATTCCATGGATGCATCGCTGGATCGCCCGCTGGCTGGCGTCGCAGACCGTATTGGTCGAGCGCGGCACGCTCGCCAACGCGTGA
- a CDS encoding ammonium transporter → MGVLSRHAARAAVTFSIATLFASPVTPALADTSGINAADTAWMIAATALVLMMTIPGLALFYSGMVRKKNVLATMAQSLAAVAIISVLWVAFGYSLAFVGDGPWLGTLDRWFLAGMKMDDVNPAAKTIPEALFMLYQMTFAIITVALVAGAVADRMRFSAYLLFSVGWFMFVYVPLAHWVWGGGFLATMGVLDFAGGLVVHLSAGIGGLVAAKVMGRRHGYGTENLAPFDLSLAVIGTGMLWVGWFGFNGGSALSASPRAVMAITATHLAACAGALTWGAIEWSTRRKPSVLGMISGAVAGLGTITPASGFVAPWHGVVIGIIAGLFCFWACTSLKQRFNYDDSLDVFGVHGVGGMTGTLLAGVFATTAIGGTSGLLEGNPQQLLIQFYGVAVTLLWSGAVTFVLLKLVGAFVPLRVSLQQEMEGLDISQHGEALQ, encoded by the coding sequence ATGGGGGTTCTGTCACGTCACGCAGCGCGCGCTGCGGTGACCTTTTCGATCGCAACATTGTTCGCATCGCCGGTGACGCCGGCGCTTGCCGATACATCCGGTATCAACGCCGCCGACACCGCATGGATGATCGCAGCCACCGCGCTGGTGCTGATGATGACCATCCCGGGCCTGGCGCTGTTCTACTCCGGCATGGTGCGCAAGAAGAACGTGCTGGCGACGATGGCGCAAAGCCTTGCCGCCGTGGCGATCATTTCAGTCCTCTGGGTCGCGTTCGGCTATTCGCTGGCGTTCGTCGGCGACGGTCCCTGGCTCGGAACGCTCGATCGCTGGTTCCTCGCCGGCATGAAGATGGACGACGTCAATCCGGCGGCCAAGACGATCCCGGAAGCGCTGTTCATGCTGTACCAGATGACGTTTGCGATCATTACGGTAGCGCTGGTGGCGGGCGCCGTGGCCGACCGCATGCGGTTTTCCGCCTACCTGCTGTTTTCCGTCGGCTGGTTCATGTTCGTCTATGTGCCGCTGGCGCACTGGGTCTGGGGCGGCGGCTTCCTCGCCACCATGGGCGTGCTGGATTTTGCCGGCGGCCTCGTGGTGCATCTCTCCGCCGGCATCGGCGGCCTGGTCGCGGCCAAGGTGATGGGCCGGCGTCATGGCTACGGCACCGAGAATCTCGCCCCGTTCGATCTGTCGCTCGCGGTGATCGGCACCGGCATGCTGTGGGTCGGCTGGTTCGGCTTCAATGGCGGCTCGGCGCTGTCGGCCAGTCCGCGCGCGGTGATGGCGATCACGGCGACGCACCTTGCCGCCTGCGCCGGCGCGCTGACCTGGGGCGCCATCGAATGGTCGACGCGGCGCAAGCCGTCGGTGCTCGGCATGATCTCCGGCGCGGTGGCGGGATTGGGCACGATCACGCCGGCCTCCGGATTCGTCGCGCCCTGGCACGGCGTCGTCATCGGAATCATCGCCGGATTATTTTGTTTCTGGGCCTGCACCAGCCTCAAGCAGCGCTTCAATTACGACGATTCGCTCGATGTGTTCGGGGTCCATGGCGTCGGCGGAATGACCGGTACGTTGCTCGCGGGCGTGTTCGCGACGACGGCGATCGGCGGGACCTCCGGCCTGCTCGAGGGCAATCCGCAACAATTGCTGATCCAGTTCTACGGCGTGGCGGTCACCCTGCTGTGGTCGGGCGCCGTAACGTTCGTGCTGCTCAAGCTGGTGGGCGCCTTCGTGCCGCTGCGGGTTTCGCTGCAGCAGGAGATGGAAGGCCTGGATATTTCGCAGCATGGCGAGGCGCTTCAATAG
- a CDS encoding P-II family nitrogen regulator: MKIVMAIIKPFKLEEVRDALTAIGVHGLTVTEVKGYGRQKGHTEIYRGAEYAVSFLPKIKIEVAVASDQVDKTIDAITSAAKTGQIGDGKIFVINLDHAVRIRTGEADAAAL, encoded by the coding sequence ATGAAAATTGTTATGGCGATCATCAAGCCATTCAAACTCGAAGAAGTCCGTGACGCCCTGACCGCCATTGGCGTTCACGGTCTAACGGTGACGGAAGTCAAGGGATATGGCCGGCAGAAAGGCCATACGGAAATCTATCGCGGTGCCGAATACGCGGTGAGCTTCCTGCCCAAGATCAAGATCGAGGTCGCTGTCGCCTCGGACCAGGTCGACAAGACCATCGACGCCATCACGTCGGCGGCAAAGACCGGACAAATCGGCGACGGCAAGATCTTCGTCATCAACCTCGACCATGCGGTTCGTATCCGCACGGGAGAGGCCGATGCCGCGGCACTCTGA
- a CDS encoding P-II family nitrogen regulator — MKLVVAIIKPFKLDEVRQALTAIGVHGMTVTEVKGYGRQKGHTEIYRGAEYVVNFLPKLRIEIAVSSELADKAVEVITNSARTGQIGDGKIFVTPIDHALRIRTGETDSDAL, encoded by the coding sequence ATGAAACTCGTCGTCGCGATCATCAAACCGTTCAAGCTGGACGAGGTCCGCCAGGCGCTGACCGCCATCGGCGTCCACGGCATGACGGTGACCGAGGTCAAGGGCTACGGCCGCCAGAAGGGCCACACCGAAATCTACCGCGGCGCCGAATATGTCGTGAACTTCCTGCCCAAGCTGCGGATCGAAATCGCGGTCTCGTCGGAGCTTGCGGACAAGGCGGTCGAGGTGATCACCAACAGCGCGCGTACCGGCCAGATCGGCGACGGCAAGATTTTCGTGACGCCGATCGACCACGCGCTGCGCATCCGCACCGGCGAAACCGACAGCGACGCACTTTGA